A stretch of the Papaver somniferum cultivar HN1 chromosome 6, ASM357369v1, whole genome shotgun sequence genome encodes the following:
- the LOC113286774 gene encoding protein EXORDIUM-like, with protein sequence MASTSSSLVLLVNALLLVSFFQFSVATGRKLNELVQEQPSVPLKYHKGALLSGKISVNLIWYGNFKPSQRAIISDFFNSIHSTSTQSKNGPSVSSWWKKTEKYYHLPTSTRKPTSLVLKLGRQIFDEKYSLGKSLSNKKIVRLASRGEQRNAINVVLTSADVAVDGFCSSRCGTHGSSISATKKSKFAYIWVGNSETQCPGQCAWPFHQPIYGPQGAPLVAPNNDVGVDGMVINLASLLAGTATNPFGNGYYQGPAEAPLEVSSACTGIYGTGAYPGYAGNLLVDSSTGASYNANGANGRKFLLPALFDPSTSTCSTLV encoded by the coding sequence ATGGcctcaacttcttcatctttgGTACTTCTTGTAAATGCTCTTTTATTGGTTTCTTTCTTTCAGTTCTCTGTAGCTACTGGAAGGAAACTCAATGAGTTAGTACAAGAACAACCCAGTGTACCATTAAAATACCACAAAGGAGCTCTTCTTTCTGGGAAGATTTCTGTTAATCTCATCTGGTATGGTAATTTCAAACCTTCCCAGAGAGCTATTatctctgatttcttcaattCAATTCATTCAACTTCAACCCAATCAAAAAATGGACCATCTGTTTCTTCAtggtggaagaaaacagagaaataCTACCACCTTCCAACTTCTACAAGGAAACCGACTTCAttggttttgaaattagggagaCAAATCTTTGATGAGAAGTACTCATTGGGTAAATCTCTTAGCAACAAGAAAATTGTCAGATTAGCATCCAGAGGTGAACAGAGAAATGCAATCAATGTTGTATTGACTTCTGCTGATGTTGCTGTTGATGGGTTCTGTTCTAGCAGATGTGGTACTCAtggttcttcaatttctgctaCAAAGAAATCCAAATTTGCTTACATTTGGGTTGGGAATTCTGAGACTCAGTGTCCTGGTCAATGTGCTTGGCCGTTTCACCAACCGATTTACGGACCACAGGGTGCACCATTAGTTGCACCAAACAATGATGTTGGTGTAGATGGAATGGTGATAAATCTTGCAAGTTTATTAGCCGGAACAGCAACAAATCCTTTCGGAAATGGGTATTACCAAGGACCAGCTGAAGCACCTTTAGAAGTTTCTTCTGCTTGCACGGGAATTTATGGAACAGGAGCATACCCTGGTTATGCCGGAAATCTGCTAGTTGATTCGAGTACCGGTGCAAGTTACAACGCTAATGGTGCAAATGGAAGAAAGTTCTTGTTGCCGGCATTGTTTGATCCTTCCACATCTACTTGCTCTACTTTGGTCTAG
- the LOC113286775 gene encoding 17.8 kDa class I heat shock protein-like, with amino-acid sequence MSIIPSFFSNERSNVFDPFSLDIWDPFQGFPFSTGALSGQQGGGSGAARETSQLANTRIDWKETPEAHVFTADLPGVKKEEVKVEVEEGRVLQISGERSRESEEKNDKWHRVERSSSKFLRRFRLPENAKMEEVKATMENGVLTICVPKVEQKKPEVKSIEISGSSAA; translated from the coding sequence ATGTCGATCATCCCAAGTTTCTTCAGCAACGAAAGGAGTAACGTTTTTGATCCATTTTCCCTTGACATTTGGGATCCATTCCAAGGTTTCCCTTTCTCTACTGGTGCTCTGAGCGGGCAACAAGGTGGTGGTTCTGGTGCTGCTAGAGAGACATCGCAATTAGCAAACACCAGGATCGATTGGAAAGAAACCCCAGAAGCTCATGTCTTTACAGCTGATCTTCCTGGTGTTAAGAAAGAAGAAGTgaaagttgaagttgaagaaggaaGAGTTCTCCAAATAAGTGGAGAAAGAAGCAGAGAAAGTGAAGAGAAGAATGATAAATGGCATAGAGTTGAACGGAGCAGTAGTAAGTTCTTGAGGAGGTTTAGATTGCCTGAGAACGCTAAAATGGAGGAAGTGAAAGCTACTATGGAGAATGGAGTTCTTACTATTTGTGTTCCCAAGGTTGAACAGAAGAAGCCTGAAGTCAAGTCCATTGAAATTTCCGGCTCATCGGCCGCCTGA
- the LOC113286776 gene encoding protein EXORDIUM-like, translated as MASTSSSLILLVNALLLVSFFQFSVATGRKLNELVQEQPSVPLKYHKGALLSGKISVNLIWYGNFKPSQRAIISDFFNSIHSTSTQSKNGPSVSSWWKKTEKYYHLPTSTRKPTSLVLKLGRQIFDEKYSLGKSLSSKKIVRLASRGEQRNAINVVLTSADVAVDGFCSSRCGTHGSSISASKKSKFAYIWVGNSETQCAGQCAWPFHQPIYGPQGSPLVAPNNDVGVDGMVINLASLLAGTATNPFGNGYYQGPAEAPLEVSSACTGIYGTGAYPGYAGNLLVDSSTGASYNANGANGRKFLLPALFDPATSTCSTLV; from the coding sequence ATGGcctcaacttcttcatctttgaTACTTCTTGTAAATGCTCTTTTATTGGTTTCTTTCTTTCAGTTCTCTGTAGCTACTGGAAGGAAACTCAATGAGTTAGTACAAGAACAACCCAGTGTACCATTAAAATACCACAAAGGAGCTCTTCTTTCTGGGAAGATTTCTGTTAATCTCATCTGGTATGGTAATTTCAAACCTTCCCAGAGAGCTATTatctctgatttcttcaattCAATTCATTCAACTTCAACCCAATCAAAAAATGGACCATCTGTTTCTTCAtggtggaagaaaacagagaaataCTACCACCTTCCAACTTCTACAAGGAAACCCACTTCAttggttttgaaattagggagaCAAATCTTTGATGAGAAGTACTCATTGGGTAAATCTCTGAGCAGCAAGAAAATTGTCAGATTAGCATCCAGAGGTGAACAGAGAAATGCAATCAATGTTGTATTGACTTCTGCTGATGTTGCTGTTGATGGGTTCTGTTCTAGCAGATGTGGTACTCAtggttcttcaatttctgcttCAAAGAAATCCAAATTTGCTTACATTTGGGTTGGAAACTCTGAGACTCAATGTGCCGGTCAATGTGCTTGGCCTTTCCATCAACCAATTTATGGACCACAAGGCTCACCATTAGTTGCACCAAACAATGATGTTGGAGTTGATGGTATGGTGATCAATTTGGCCAGTCTATTAGCCGGAACAGCAACAAATCCTTTCGGAAATGGGTATTACCAAGGACCAGCTGAAGCACCTTTAGAAGTTTCTTCTGCTTGCACGGGAATTTATGGGACAGGAGCATACCCTGGTTATGCCGGAAATCTGCTAGTTGATTCGAGTACCGGTGCAAGTTACAACGCTAATGGTGCAAATGGAAGAAAGTTCTTGTTGCCGGCATTGTTTGATCCTGCTACATCTACTTGCTCTACTTTGGTCTAA
- the LOC113290382 gene encoding uncharacterized protein LOC113290382 has translation MINENIPEIEPGEISFGMAFGSIEDYRDHLREYSVLKHRDFKVKKADRTRHYAYCVNKGSQGCEWKVNARLCLKEGTITLRECNMKHTCKNLNANHSRKCNAKFVAEYLLKTMDVGSPVDKAEHIAKKIISPKLQLTYHIGLPMMQEYKLVLAELKGTFESSYTKAPQLVTTATSLNPNSIGHFSWTKEGEDNRFESVILAYDAQIKGFLNGCRKVIGLDGAHINGKIGGTMLAATGIDGQNGVYPICVMFTTSENEENWFLMLKELRKRIPDMDRLTFISDRMKGILESVKRHLYLNFMTKGFRNPRLT, from the exons ATGATAAATGAAAACATTCCAGAAATTGAACCTGGGGAAATAAGTTTTGGTATGGCTTTTGGATCCATAGAAGATTATAGAGATCATTTAAGGGAATATTCAGTGTTGAAACATAGGGATTTTAAAGTGAAGAAGGCAGATAGGACTAGACATTATGCATATTGTGTGAACAAGGGTTCCCAAGGATGTGAATGGAAAGTGAATGCAAGACTGTGTCTAAAGGAAGGCACAATCACATTAAGAGAGTGTAACATGAAACACACCTGTAAAAATCTGAATGCAAACCACAGTAGAAAATGCAATGCCAAATTTGTAGCTGAATATTTGTTGAAGACTATGGATGTGGGTTCACCAGTGGACAAGGCAGAGCATATAGCCAAGAAGATCATTAGTCCCAAGTTGCAACTGACATACCATATTGGGTTGCCAATGATGCAAGAGTAT AAATTGGTTTTAGCAGAGTTGAAGGGAACTTTTGAGAGTTCTTACACAAAAGCACCACAACTGGTCACAACTGCTACTTCTTTGAACCCAAACAGCATAGGACATTTCAGTTGGACCAAAGAGGGTGAAGATAACAGATTTGAGTCTGTCATTTTAGCCTATGATGCACAGATAAAAGGTTTTTTGAATGGTTGTAGAAAGGTAATTGGCTTAGATGGAGCTCACATAAATGGTAAGATAGGTGGTACAATGCTTGCAGCCACTGGTATAGATGGTCAGAATGGGGTATATCCAATTTGTGTGATGTTTACTAcaagtgaaaatgaagaaaactgGTTCCTGATGTTGAAAGAATTGAGGAAAAGGATTCCAGATATGGATAGACTTACCTTTATTTCTGACAGAATGAAGGGCATACTTGAATCAGTTAAAAG gcATCTTTACTTGAATTTCATGACCAAGGGATTCAGGAATCCAAGACTAACATAA